CAAGCGCGCGATGGCCGATTTCGAGTCGATGGTGGACGACCTCATCGCCGAGCGACGGCGCGACGGACCCGACTCGTACGACGACCTGCTCTCGGTCTTGCTCGACGCCGAGGGACCGGACGGGACCACGATGGCCGACGACGTGGTGCGCGACCAGATGGTGACGTTCCTCTTTGCGGGCCACGAGACGACCGCGCTGGCGCTCACGTACGCGTGGCACCTGCTCGCGCGCAACCCCGACAAACTCGACCGCCTCCGCGCGGAACTCGACGCCGAACTCGGCGACCGGCGGGCGCAAATGACCGACCTGCACGCGCTCGACTACACCGAGCAGGTCGTGAACGAGACCCTGCGACTCTATCCGCCCGCCCACGTCCTGTTCCGGGAACCCACCGAGGACGTGACGCTCGGTTCCTACCGCGTCAGGAGGGGTACCGCGATTTCGATTCCCATCTTCAAGCTTCACCGCGACGGCCGGTTCTACGACGAACCCGACGAGTTCCGGCCCGAACGATGGACCGAGGAGTTCGAGAACGAGATTCCCGACTACGCCTACTTCCCGTTCGGCGGCGGCCCGCGCCACTGCATCGGGATGCGGTTCGCTATGACGGAACTGAAACTCGTGCTAGCGACGCTGGCCCGCGAGGTCAGTTTCGACCCGACCTACGAAGGCGACCCAGACCTCTCGATGGCCGCGACGATGCGGCCCGACCAGTCGATGGAGATGCGCGTTCTCGAACGAGGGTGAGCCGCAGTACCGCACTCCGGCAACTTTTATTTATCGGGGGGCTGACTGTTCGAGCGTGAATCGACCGACTCCGCCCCGCGCTGGCCCGAATCACGGACCAGCGACCGCTCTTCGTCGGGTGGAGTCCTGACCGCCGGTGGCCCGGCGTCGGGGTGAAACTCTGCGCCACCGACCGTTCTCACGCCTCGCTTACCGACCGACAATCACCGATACAGGAGAAACGACGAACGATGAACACCGATACGACGTGCCGACGGCGAATTGCCAGCGAATCGACGCTCGACGGGGGCGCAGACCGATGAGCGACCGCAACATGGACCCCGAGAGCTACTACGACGAGTTCGGCGAGTCCGAGTGGGAACGCCTCGACCGCGACCCCGTGACTCGCATGGAGTTCGAGAACACGACCGACTACCTCGCCGAGTACCTGCCCGACCCCGAGAATCGCTCCGACCCCGTCCGGGTCCTCGACGTTGGCGGCGCGGCGGGCCGCTACGCCTGCTGGCTGGCGGAGCGAGGATACGACGTGACGCTCGTGGACCTCTCGGCGTCGCAGGTCGAACTCGCCCGCGAGAAGGCCGCCCAGCGGGGTCTCGCCGACCGCGTCGCCGCGGAGCAGGGGGACGTTCGGGACCTCCGGTTCGACGACGACGCCTTCGACGCGGTCTGCTGTCTCGGCGGTCCTCTGAGCCACGTCGTGGACGACGACGAGCGCGCGACCGCGATGGCCGAACTTCGGCGCGTGGCGAAGTCGGATTCGCCCGTCTTCGTCTCGGTTATCGGCCGTCTGGCCATGCTCCGGGACGTGTTGAAGTTCACTCTCGACACAGAACACGGTCTCCTCGGGCCTATCGCCGAGGACGGCGACTACACCGCAGAGCGCGTCGCGGAGCGCGCCGAGGGCGACGGCTGGGCCGAGTGTCACGGCTACCGGGCCGACGAGTTCGAGCGCGAGTTGGAGACCGCGGGGTTCGCCGTGGAGAAACTGGTCGGACTGGAGAACGTCGCCAGTCGGACGAAACCGGAACTGGCCGACGCCGACGAGGAAGCCGTCGAGTCGGTGCGCGAGGTCGTCCGGTCGCTCCGCGAGGACCGGACCGCCGCAGATGTCTCGGAGCACATGTTGGCAGTCTGCCGAGCGTAGCATTCCGCCTTCGAGATGGCTCACGCTCGCAAGTCCCAGTTCTGCGAGCGGACGTTGCATAGCAACACGTTCTGTCAACGGACGGTCATCGCACGAGCGCGGCGTCAACGAGCGCGCGCTCTGCCTTCCGCAGGAGCGCCGACGCCGTGCTCTCCGTGCAGTCGAGCGCGGCGGCCACCTCGGCGAGTTCGGCCTCGCGGGGCACCTCGTAGTACCCCAACTCGCTGGCCGCCTCGATGGCCTCAAACTGGCGCATCGTCAACCGACCGGCCAGCGACCCCGCGAGGCCGCGGTGGTCGCCCACGCGGTCGATTTCGACGCCGACCCGCTCGGGGAACTCCGCGACGACCTGCCGGAGTTCCTCGGGGTCGCCAAGCACCGTCAGCGCGATTGCGCCGTCCGGCCCGAACACTATCGGCGGGACGAGGACGACGCGGCGGCCGTCCATCGCCGAGCGCCACGCCTCGTCCTCTGGGCGGAGGTCCATCGTGACGTAGGCGTAGAAGGCGTCGTCGTCAATCGGCGCGAGGTCGAACGACCGTACCGATTCGAGGGCGGCCAGCGCTTCTCGGACCGATTCGATGTCGCCGACGACCAGCGAGAGGAAGTACTCGATTCCCTCCTCCTCGTGAGTGTGCCACGACAGCACCTCCTCGCGCTCGAAGTCGTCGCCGGTCGTCACGCGCTCGGAGACCGACAACTGCATTTCCGGCGGGAGTCGGATGGTCACGTCGAGCGATTTCACACTGGGACGCATGGACGCCCTACATAAAAAGGCCAACTGCTTCGCGGCAACCCGGAGGGAGCGGGCCGCCCTCCCTTCGAACATGAGCGAACTCGACCAGTCGGCGAGAGACCGAGCGAGCGACGAGACGGCCGAGACGGCGAGGGCCGCCGAAAACGGGAATGGGGCCGAGACGCCGCCCCACCGCACGGGCCTCCCGGTCGTCGGGTCCACCGTCGCGGCGTCCCGCGCTGGCCCGACCTTCACCGAGCGACTGGCGGCCCGCGGCGACCTCGTCTCCTACAGCGCGTTCGGCGAGGAAATCGTCGCCGTCTTCGACCCCGAAGTGGTCGAGACGGTGCTGGTCTCGGAGAACGACGCCGTCCGGAAGGGGGAGTTCGAGATGGCGTTCGGCGACCTCGTCGCGCCTGAGGGCATCGCCTTCGCCGAGGGCGAGCGGTGGCGACGCCAGCGCACCGCGCTCCAGTCGGCGTTCACGCCCGAGAAAATACGGGGCTACGCCGACGAGATGGTGGCGAACGCCGCCACGATGGCCGACGACTGGGCCGACGGCGAGGCGGTCGAACTCGGCGACGCCTTCGCCTCGCTGACGCTTCGAATCCTCACTCGGGCGCTATTCGACCTCGATTTCGACGCCGAGCGCGGCGCAGTCGTCCGCGAGGCGACCGAATCCATCGGCGCGATGATGGACCACTTCGGCCTGTTGTCGTTCCTCCCGGAGTGGGTTCCCACGAGAACGGAACGGCGCTACGACCGCGCGATGGCCGACCTCGACGCCCTCGTGGACGACTTGATGGCCGAGCGCGAGATGGGGAGCGGAGAGGAAACAGGGCGCGACGACCTCCTTTCCCTGCTCGTCGCGGCCGCGGACGCCGAGGCGACCGGGATGGACCGCGAGGCGGTCCGGGACCAACTCGTCACCTTCCTGTTCGCGGGCCACGAGACCACCGCGACCGCGCTGACCTACGCCTGCTGGCTCCTCGCCGGGAATCCGGACGTTCGCCAGCGCCTCGACGCGGAACTCGGCGACGTTCTGGGCGACCGTGACCCCGATTTTTCGGACGTTCCCGAACTCGCTTACACCGAACAGGTCGTGAAGGAGTCGCTTCGGCTCTATCCGCCGGTCTACGCGCTCTACCGCGAACCGACCGAGTCGATGGCCCTCGAGGGCTACCGCGTTCCTGAGGGAACGACGCTCCAACTTGACACCTACAGCGTCCAGCGTGACGACCGCTGGTGGGACTCGCCCGACGAGTTCCGACCCGAGCGATGGAGTAGCGAGGCCGGAGCGTCCGACCGCCCGGAGTACGCCTACTTCCCGTTCGGGGGCGGTCCCCGCCACTGTATCGGGATGCGATTCGCCATGACTGAGTTGAAACTCGTGTTGGCGACGCTCGCGCGCCGCGTCGAGTTCGAGCGTGTGACGGAGAAACTGGAACCCTCCATGGGACTGACGCTGGACCCCGGCGAAGTCGAGGTCGGCGTGCGAAAGAAGGAGTAGTCAGAACCGGTCGCTTCGCCCCGAAGCGGCCCACGCGTCCGTGGGCGCACTCGTCGGCACGCGGCCCGCGCGGCCCTGCACGCCGCGCAGGCGACCCGCGAACGACCACCGCTTGCCGTCCCACGTCTCCTCGTCGCTCTCGGCCGCCGCGGCCGCGGCGGCCTCCTGCGAGCGGAGGTGGGCACCGATGGCCGCGGCGATGGCGGCGGCCTCCTCGTCGGTGGCGTCGTCGGGAATCCGGAGGTCGGCGTCGGCCAGCGGGTCGCTCTCGGCGTCGTCGGCGTCCGCTCGGTCCGGAGCGGACTCCTCGCGCTCTTCGGAGTGTGGCGTCGCCATGGTCAGAGCGGGATGTTGCCGTGTTTCTTGTCGGGCAGTTCGTCGCGCTTGCTCGCCAGCATTTCGAGGTCCTCGATGAGTCGCGGTCGCGTTTCCGGCGGTTCCAGCACGTCGTCAACGAATCCGCGGTCGGCCGCGGTGTAGGGGTTGGCGAACTGGTCGCGGTACTCGTCGATGAGTTCCTCGCGGCGGGCCTCGGTGTCCTCGGCCTCGTCGAGTTCGTCGTCGTAGAGGATGTTGACCGCGCCCTGCGGTCCCATCACCGCGATTTCGGCGGTCGGCCACGCGTAGTTCACGTCCGCGCCGATGTGCTTGGAGGCCATCACGTCGTAGGCACCGCCGTAGGCCTTCCGCGTGATGACGGTCATCAGCGGGACCGTGGCCTCCGAGTAGGCGTAGAGCAACTTCGCGCCGTGACGGATGATGCCGCCGTG
This genomic stretch from Halorussus pelagicus harbors:
- a CDS encoding cytochrome P450 — translated: MSHSDSSADASKAGESAAARDAESGPAHDAEGGPAVRDPPKLDAPPLVGNTLQFARDPFGFYDRLDEQGEAVRYEVAGQEFCTIFEPEYVERILVADNEKFVKAEMFREAAAGFAERGLLLTEGEVWRDQRVRIQPAFTPDKIQSYADAMVTYADRLGDELVDSELVNVEDVMSELTLEILAKSLFDVDVSGRLDVVRAAAAALNERGDASGASAFLPNWVPTRKNRRFKRAMADFESMVDDLIAERRRDGPDSYDDLLSVLLDAEGPDGTTMADDVVRDQMVTFLFAGHETTALALTYAWHLLARNPDKLDRLRAELDAELGDRRAQMTDLHALDYTEQVVNETLRLYPPAHVLFREPTEDVTLGSYRVRRGTAISIPIFKLHRDGRFYDEPDEFRPERWTEEFENEIPDYAYFPFGGGPRHCIGMRFAMTELKLVLATLAREVSFDPTYEGDPDLSMAATMRPDQSMEMRVLERG
- a CDS encoding class I SAM-dependent methyltransferase, with protein sequence MSDRNMDPESYYDEFGESEWERLDRDPVTRMEFENTTDYLAEYLPDPENRSDPVRVLDVGGAAGRYACWLAERGYDVTLVDLSASQVELAREKAAQRGLADRVAAEQGDVRDLRFDDDAFDAVCCLGGPLSHVVDDDERATAMAELRRVAKSDSPVFVSVIGRLAMLRDVLKFTLDTEHGLLGPIAEDGDYTAERVAERAEGDGWAECHGYRADEFERELETAGFAVEKLVGLENVASRTKPELADADEEAVESVREVVRSLREDRTAADVSEHMLAVCRA
- a CDS encoding helix-turn-helix domain-containing protein, with the protein product MKSLDVTIRLPPEMQLSVSERVTTGDDFEREEVLSWHTHEEEGIEYFLSLVVGDIESVREALAALESVRSFDLAPIDDDAFYAYVTMDLRPEDEAWRSAMDGRRVVLVPPIVFGPDGAIALTVLGDPEELRQVVAEFPERVGVEIDRVGDHRGLAGSLAGRLTMRQFEAIEAASELGYYEVPREAELAEVAAALDCTESTASALLRKAERALVDAALVR
- a CDS encoding cytochrome P450, whose amino-acid sequence is MSELDQSARDRASDETAETARAAENGNGAETPPHRTGLPVVGSTVAASRAGPTFTERLAARGDLVSYSAFGEEIVAVFDPEVVETVLVSENDAVRKGEFEMAFGDLVAPEGIAFAEGERWRRQRTALQSAFTPEKIRGYADEMVANAATMADDWADGEAVELGDAFASLTLRILTRALFDLDFDAERGAVVREATESIGAMMDHFGLLSFLPEWVPTRTERRYDRAMADLDALVDDLMAEREMGSGEETGRDDLLSLLVAAADAEATGMDREAVRDQLVTFLFAGHETTATALTYACWLLAGNPDVRQRLDAELGDVLGDRDPDFSDVPELAYTEQVVKESLRLYPPVYALYREPTESMALEGYRVPEGTTLQLDTYSVQRDDRWWDSPDEFRPERWSSEAGASDRPEYAYFPFGGGPRHCIGMRFAMTELKLVLATLARRVEFERVTEKLEPSMGLTLDPGEVEVGVRKKE
- a CDS encoding acc operon protein, with protein sequence MATPHSEEREESAPDRADADDAESDPLADADLRIPDDATDEEAAAIAAAIGAHLRSQEAAAAAAAESDEETWDGKRWSFAGRLRGVQGRAGRVPTSAPTDAWAASGRSDRF